The following are encoded in a window of Physeter macrocephalus isolate SW-GA chromosome 9, ASM283717v5, whole genome shotgun sequence genomic DNA:
- the SLC25A51 gene encoding mitochondrial nicotinamide adenine dinucleotide transporter SLC25A51 isoform X1, with amino-acid sequence MTDFFYKASGTLTPELDMKIVLKLETWLKKSFPKKILSNTMDSEAHEKRPPILTSSKQDIAPHIANVSEMKHYLCGCCAAFNNIAITFPIQKVLFRQQLYGIKTRDAVLQLRRDGFRNLYRGILPPLMQKTTTLALMFGLYEDLSCLLRKHISTPEFATRSLAAVLAGTTEAIFTPLERVQTLLQDHKHHDKFTNTYQAFKALKCHGIREYYRGLVPVLFRNGFSNVLFFGLRGPIKEHLPTATTHSAHLVNDFICGGLLGAMLGILFFPVNVVKTRMQSQIGGEFQSFPKVFQKIWLERDRKLTNLFRGAHLNYHRSLISWGIINATYEFLLKII; translated from the coding sequence gttAAAAAAATCCTTCCCGAAGAAGATCTTAAGCAACACGATGGATTCAGAAGCTCATGAAAAGAGGCCACCAATCCTAACATCTTCAAAGCAAGATATAGCACCTCATATTGCAAATGTTAGTGAAATGAAGCATTACTTGTGTGGCTGCTGTGCGGCTTTCAACAATATAGCCATCACATTTCCCATTCAGAAGGTCCTCTTCCGGCAACAGCTGTATGGAATCAAAACCCGGGATGCAGTACTTCAGTTGAGGAGGGATGGATTTCGAAACTTGTATCGCGGAATCCTTCCCCCTTTAATGCAGAAGACGACTACGCTGGCACTTATGTTTGGTCTGTATGAGGATTTATCTTGCCTTCTCCGTAAGCATATCAGTACCCCAGAGTTTGCAACCCGTAGCCTGGCCGCAGTACTTGCAGGAACGACAGAAGCAATTTTCACTCCGTTGGAAAGAGTTCAAACATTGCTTCAAGACCACAAGCATCATGACAAATTTACAAACACTTATCAGGCTTTCAAAGCACTGAAATGCCATGGAATTAGAGAGTATTATCGAGGCTTGGTGCCTGTTCTTTTCCGTAACGGATTCAGCAATGTCCTTTTTTTTGGCCTTCGAGGTCCCATCAAGGAGCACCTGCCTACGGCAACAACCCACAGTGCTCATTTGGTCAATGATTTTATCTGCGGGGGCCTGTTGGGTGCCATGTTGGGGATCTTGTTTTTTCCAGTTAATGTTGTAAAAACTCGCATGCAATCTCAGATTGGTGGGGAATTTCAGTCTTTCCCTAAGGTTTTCCAAAAAATCTGGCTAGAACGGGACAGGAAACTGACAAATCTTTTCAGAGGTGCCCATCTGAATTACCATCGGTCCCTCATCTCTTGGGGCATAATTAATGCGACTTATGAGTTCTTGTTAAAGATTATATGA
- the SLC25A51 gene encoding mitochondrial nicotinamide adenine dinucleotide transporter SLC25A51 isoform X2 translates to MDSEAHEKRPPILTSSKQDIAPHIANVSEMKHYLCGCCAAFNNIAITFPIQKVLFRQQLYGIKTRDAVLQLRRDGFRNLYRGILPPLMQKTTTLALMFGLYEDLSCLLRKHISTPEFATRSLAAVLAGTTEAIFTPLERVQTLLQDHKHHDKFTNTYQAFKALKCHGIREYYRGLVPVLFRNGFSNVLFFGLRGPIKEHLPTATTHSAHLVNDFICGGLLGAMLGILFFPVNVVKTRMQSQIGGEFQSFPKVFQKIWLERDRKLTNLFRGAHLNYHRSLISWGIINATYEFLLKII, encoded by the coding sequence ATGGATTCAGAAGCTCATGAAAAGAGGCCACCAATCCTAACATCTTCAAAGCAAGATATAGCACCTCATATTGCAAATGTTAGTGAAATGAAGCATTACTTGTGTGGCTGCTGTGCGGCTTTCAACAATATAGCCATCACATTTCCCATTCAGAAGGTCCTCTTCCGGCAACAGCTGTATGGAATCAAAACCCGGGATGCAGTACTTCAGTTGAGGAGGGATGGATTTCGAAACTTGTATCGCGGAATCCTTCCCCCTTTAATGCAGAAGACGACTACGCTGGCACTTATGTTTGGTCTGTATGAGGATTTATCTTGCCTTCTCCGTAAGCATATCAGTACCCCAGAGTTTGCAACCCGTAGCCTGGCCGCAGTACTTGCAGGAACGACAGAAGCAATTTTCACTCCGTTGGAAAGAGTTCAAACATTGCTTCAAGACCACAAGCATCATGACAAATTTACAAACACTTATCAGGCTTTCAAAGCACTGAAATGCCATGGAATTAGAGAGTATTATCGAGGCTTGGTGCCTGTTCTTTTCCGTAACGGATTCAGCAATGTCCTTTTTTTTGGCCTTCGAGGTCCCATCAAGGAGCACCTGCCTACGGCAACAACCCACAGTGCTCATTTGGTCAATGATTTTATCTGCGGGGGCCTGTTGGGTGCCATGTTGGGGATCTTGTTTTTTCCAGTTAATGTTGTAAAAACTCGCATGCAATCTCAGATTGGTGGGGAATTTCAGTCTTTCCCTAAGGTTTTCCAAAAAATCTGGCTAGAACGGGACAGGAAACTGACAAATCTTTTCAGAGGTGCCCATCTGAATTACCATCGGTCCCTCATCTCTTGGGGCATAATTAATGCGACTTATGAGTTCTTGTTAAAGATTATATGA